AGCTCCGGAGAAAGGTGGCCGAGTGGCCGCCGGAGCGGGCAGCCGCGGTCACCGGCATCCCGGCGGGCGACATCGAGCGGCTGGCCCGGCTGTGGTGGGAGAGCCGCCCCGGCGTGCTGCGGGTGGGGTATGGCTTGCAGCGACACACCAACGGAGGCTCCACCGTGCGGGCCATCTGCATGATCCCCGCCCTCACCGGCCACTGGCGGGACCGGGGCGGCGGGTTCCTGCTCTCCAACTCCGGCTCCTACGGCCTCAACTCCTTTGCCCTGCGGCGTCCTGACCTGATGCCGTCCCCGCCGCCCCGGACCATCAACATGATCGAGCTGGGCAAGGCCCTCACCGAACTCACGGACCCGCCGGTCATGGCGCTGTTCGTGTACAACTCGAATCCCGCAAGTGTCGCGCCGAACCAATCGAAGGTCCTGGCGGGTCTTTCACGTGAAGACCTGTTCACCGTGGTCCACGAGCAGCTCTTCACGGACACCTGCCGCTGGGCGGACATCGTGCTGCCCGCCACGACCCAGTTCGAGCAGACCGACCTGATGACCTCGTACTGGCACCTTTACGTGCAGCTCAACGAGCCGGTCATCGAGCCGCTGGGCGAGGCGGTGCCCAACACCGAGCTCTTCCGCCGGCTGGCCCGGGCGATGGGGTTCACGGAGCCGTGCTTCCAGGACAGCGACGAGGAGCTGATCCGGCAGGCGCTCTCCGGCGGCAGCCCCTTCCTGGAGGGGATCACCCTGGAGCGGCTGAGGCAGGAGCGGTTCATCAAGGTCTCCCGGCCGGCGGCGCCGTTTGCCGAGGGTGGGTTCGCTACTCCGTCGGGGAAAGTGGAATTCTATTCCCAGGCCCTGGCGGACCTGGGGCTGGACCCCGTGGTGGAGTACACGCCCCCGGCGGAGTCCGCCGACGGCTCGCCGGAGCTGGCAGCCCGGTACCCGATCGCCCTGATTACGCCGGCCGCCCACCACTTCCTGAACTCCACCTTCGCCAACCTGCCGCGGATGCGGGAGCGGGAGGGGGCGCCCACCATCTTCCTCAACCCGGCGGACGCGGCCGCCCGGAACATCCGGAGCGGTGATTGGGTGCGGGTCTTCAACGACCGGGGTTCGGTGCGGCTGCAGGCTCAGGTCGGCGACTGGTCGCAGCCCGGTGTGGCCGTCTCGCCCAGCATCTGGTGGTCCCGCCACATGCCCGACGGCGTCGGCATCAACGTGCTGACCACGGACCGGCCCACTGACATGGGCGGCGGCGCCTCCTTCCACACCAACCTGGTGCAGGTGGAGCTCTGCGTTCCGCCGGACGGACAGGTCCGTGACGACGACCCATCCCGTTAACCGCCGGGGTGACCCGCGGCCCCCGGCCCACCACCTGGAGGTGATGCCCATGCGCCAGCGAAAGGCTTTCTGGCCCGCCCTGGCCCTCTTGCTGGGCCTCGTGTTGACGCTTGCCGGGGCGCCCGGCGCCCGTGCGGAGAATGGGTCCGGTAAGGTCTACGTCCTGCGCATCGACAACGGGCAGGTGATCGACCCGGGCCTGGCGCAGTTCGCCGACCGCGTCTTCGACGAAGCGGGGGCGGATCCGGATGCCGTCGCGATCGCGGTGGTGCTGGACACGCCGGGGGGCTACGTGGAGAGCGCGGCCCGGATCAAGGACCGCCTGCTCCATCCTCCGAACGGCCTGAAGACCATCGCCTACGTCGAAAACGACGCCGTCTCGGCCGGCGCCCTGATCGCCACGGCCGCCGAGTACCTCTTCATGCATCCGGGCGCGGTGATCGGCGCCGCGGAGCCCCGCAACGCCCTGACCGGCGAGACCGCCGACTACAAGTCGCTCTCCGTGGTCGTCAACTACTTCACCTCGGCGGCGGAGTACCGGAAACGGGACCCGAACATCGCCCGGGCATTCGTGGACAAGGACCACCCCATGCCGTGGCAGACCGATGTGCTGCTCACGCTGGACTACCAGAAGGCGGTGGCGACCGGTTACGCCAACGGCGTGGCCGACAGCCTGCACGACGCCATCCGCCAGGCGGGCATCGCCCAGTTCCAGCTGGTGGAGCCGCAGTGGACCTTCTCGG
The nucleotide sequence above comes from Symbiobacterium thermophilum IAM 14863. Encoded proteins:
- a CDS encoding molybdopterin oxidoreductase family protein yields the protein MAVSRETRPESRRGADGVVVKRAVCPHDCWDTCSMLVHVKDGRVVRVMGDPDHPVTRGYLCVKTNHYEERVYSPDRVLYPMKRTGPKGSGQFERISWDEALTTIADRFRAIIAQYGAEAILPYSYAGTIGTLQYGSMDRRFFHRLGASQLDRTICSAAGEAAIKSVIGAKMGPDPEDMVHARLIVAWGVNVTSSNPHQWPIIQEARRRGAKLVVIDPYRYKGAREADWHLSPRPGTDAALALGLMHVLVREGWIDRDYVERYTEGFEQLRRKVAEWPPERAAAVTGIPAGDIERLARLWWESRPGVLRVGYGLQRHTNGGSTVRAICMIPALTGHWRDRGGGFLLSNSGSYGLNSFALRRPDLMPSPPPRTINMIELGKALTELTDPPVMALFVYNSNPASVAPNQSKVLAGLSREDLFTVVHEQLFTDTCRWADIVLPATTQFEQTDLMTSYWHLYVQLNEPVIEPLGEAVPNTELFRRLARAMGFTEPCFQDSDEELIRQALSGGSPFLEGITLERLRQERFIKVSRPAAPFAEGGFATPSGKVEFYSQALADLGLDPVVEYTPPAESADGSPELAARYPIALITPAAHHFLNSTFANLPRMREREGAPTIFLNPADAAARNIRSGDWVRVFNDRGSVRLQAQVGDWSQPGVAVSPSIWWSRHMPDGVGINVLTTDRPTDMGGGASFHTNLVQVELCVPPDGQVRDDDPSR
- a CDS encoding NfeD family protein; protein product: MRQRKAFWPALALLLGLVLTLAGAPGARAENGSGKVYVLRIDNGQVIDPGLAQFADRVFDEAGADPDAVAIAVVLDTPGGYVESAARIKDRLLHPPNGLKTIAYVENDAVSAGALIATAAEYLFMHPGAVIGAAEPRNALTGETADYKSLSVVVNYFTSAAEYRKRDPNIARAFVDKDHPMPWQTDVLLTLDYQKAVATGYANGVADSLHDAIRQAGIAQFQLVEPQWTFSEQVGRVLTTPWVAILLLVVGVIAFGIEFMQPGLTGPAALGIVCLTLFFLGNALVGTAGWVEIALAISGLVLLGVELFTPGFGIFGLAGIVAFGGAIFLAAPSAGLAWRYLTWTTVASAFVLFAVIRAISRRGLGKVLTLKDTAKDWSAQAEDRARLVGREGVSLTVLRPAGTAVFDDQRLDVVTEGEFIPAGVPVKIVRVEGTRIVVRAMAK